cagttaaaaaagtactggagataagccaaacccaaaaaacaaagcAAGCAAATTGGAGATGAAAGCAAAGGACATGCGCATTGATCTCCTCTTCTAAAAGGTTAGCTTCTACCAATTATTGGGACAACACAATTTTCTAAAACTGAAAATGCAAAATTGGCCAATTCTCAGATTGCTGAATTCTATTTCTAATATACTGATGATTGTGTATTTTTAGACAATGCTTCCTTATACAAGCTTcaataggcttttttttttttttttttttttaataaataaataaatttatcccaagttctttatcaaaagttttaatatctgtAAAGAGAATGTTTTCTAAGTATGTGAACAGTTCATGCAAGACGTAATCTTTAatgttttggattttattttattctattttagtGAGAGAGTGAATTTGTGAATATTGGAACTATGAAAGCAAATATATTTGCAAATTTAAGAGTAATAGAAGTTCTAGTTTTATGATACTAGTTAAGTAGTAGCTTGGAATTGTTATATGGTGAGGAGAACTAAAGTCTAGTCTAGAAGAAGGATTTAAGAATAAATTCCAGCAACAAACTAGattaaagcaaagaaaaagtTAATAGGATTGAAGTTGGAATGATGACTTATCAATTGCTAAGCTCAAGAGCTCAAgaatattgaaatattaaacatgCCGAGTTTACAATTGTATAATTGAATGTGTCATTTTATATATAACGTCAAACCACAAGTTAAGGAGCTCAAGAATATTGAAATATGAAGCATGCCGGGTTTACAATTGCATAATTGGGTGTGTCGTTTTATATCTAAagttaaatctttttatttatttatctaaatCTAAAGTTAAATCACAAGTTAAAAGGGCAGCGTTTGTTTCGCACATTGCGTGCATTTacacataacaaaaatattactaaaaacatgattttaataaaaacatGACTCACATGTGTAACAGAATTTTCCCAAGATAGAAAAGACCACATAAGTTAAAATCTCACTCAAATCCACTTCCGAATCGGAAACCAAATCCCAATCCGAATAGTTAATGTAAAACAGAGAAccaactttatttttcttgacCGACCCTCTCTAGTCTCCTATATATTACCAGTAATCCCGTCAGATCCTAATACacacaaaaattcacaaaaccCTCCATAGAAATCCTAGCCTCCTAGCGTGAATCCAAGAGCTTTGTCAGTCATGGCCATCCTCTCTGATTATTATGAAGAGGATCAGCAGCATCAacaatcttctttttctttcttcttcttccttgtcttctAAGAAAGACATCATTCTTGCTGAGAAAGAACCCGAGGCCACAGCCAAAAAGCCagaggaagaggaggagaaggagaagCAGCAGAAAGAGAACAAACTTGTTCCCAACAAAGACAATGGCCTTGATATGGAGAATTATTCATGGGGTCAATCCCTTCAGGAAGTCACTGTAAACGTGCCAGTCCCTCAAGGCACTAAATCCAGCCTTCTTTTGTGTGACATAAAGACGAACTCTTTGAAGGTTGGTCTCAAGGGTCAGCTTCCAATCATCGATGGAGAGCTATACAAGCCTGTGAAAGTTGACGATTGTATTTGGAGTTTGGAGGATAAGAAGATGATCAATATTCTTATTTGCAAGAGAGATCAGAGTGAGTGGTGGAAATCTTTGTTGAAGGGTGATCCAGAGATTGACACACAAAAAGCTGAACCAGAGCCAAGCAAGTTGTCTGACTTGGACTCTGAGACCCGTTCTGCTGTGGAGAAGATGATGTTTGATCAGAGGCAGAAACAGATGGGACTTCCAACAAGCGATGAGATCCAAAAACAAGAGTTGATGAAACAATTCATGGCTCAGAATCCCAACATGAAATTCCCCCCAGGAGCTCAGTTCATGTGAGATTAGGAAGACAGAAAGATTTGATCTTTTTTAGTTCGTAGTTGATGTTTATGGCTATAGCTTAGACTATATGCAGTTCTAATTTTTGTTGCTTTCCTTTAGGATtaatgatttgtttacaaatttaAGCCTGTGATCATGTGCTATTCAATATCATTTGTGGGATTTTCAATTTATCAAACTTCAATTTTTGGCTGGATTTATTATAACTAGTTTGTGACCCATGCATATatatggatacacttaaagatatacaataagatgcataatataattcttatatatatatatatatataaaatttaaatactattaatagtcatttttgtattttattaactctttaaaattttttgtaaggatattatcaggtataaaatataaattgtccatattttttttaaaaaattattgtgaagcacctttttttttttaaaaaaatatttttacgaTTAATTTATTCTAGATTCTTTGATTTCTatacttaataactcatttggatgaatatttatgatgtggtcacacatttgattttaaaattaagaaataaaactctttaagaataaataatttataacacATAGCgtaaaattggaactctaattaatttgaatttctcttagtttcacctattattttatatatatatagatctaTAATCTTTTTAGTTTGTAGATTGACGATTTGTTTACTGATTTAAGCTTGAGATCATATTCTATACAATAtcaatttggggggggggggtgtttcaGATTTATCAAAGTTGAATTTTTGgttggattttattttgggGTATTATCATTAAACATAGAACTGAAGGCAAATACATCGGGTTCAGCAGCAATGCTGTATGGGCAACTTTAGTGGTTGgatttataataataatctgTAATCTGACATATAAGaacaagttttattttagaTGTTAGTAACATTGTACATGCCCACAACAACATGAAACCAACACATTAAAAGTCCAAAACATTTCAGCTAAACCATCACAGCTGGACAACCATATTATGACAAAACCAATTACACCAAATTCAAAGCCCACACTAATGACCAATGTGAATCACGGACCTGAGTTATTCTCAGTCCCAATTAGTTACGATGCTACACAAACACACCCCCAAACCCTAAACACACTCCCACGTGACCCACCCaaagacccaaaaacaaaaaaacacaaaaaagaaacccaCCTGTCCCTTAGTTATTGATAGAACCGAACCCCCACAACCAAGCTCACCCACGGTAGGGAGGAAGAGACAGAATGAAAGCACTGACCATGGGAAGGAAGAAGCTAAGCGGATCAAACTCGGAGACAACAACATACAAACAAATTTATCAACAGTGGAGACTGATGCTTAGCCTCACCGATCGCAATGATCACACTAAGCTGGAACTACCAAGGGTTTGGGAACCACCGTGCAGCTGAAGTCCTTACTGAAGTAGTGAGGAAACAAGTTCCCACAATTTTGTTTCTCATGGAAACAAAATTGAAGGTCCGTGAGATGGAGCCAATTAAATCAGAATTAGGATTCTCCGCTATACTTGTTGTGCCATGTGAGAGTCGTAGGGGAGGATTAGCATTACTTGGAAAGAAGAAGATGTGACCATAGAAACACAGACTTACTCACCCAACCATATTGATGTGAGAGTTTACACAAATAGTTCAATGTGGAGACTAATAGGGATATACGACAGAAAGGAAAAGTGAAACATGGAGACTCATGAGACACCTACATGCAAGAGCATCTCTCCCGTGTGTATGTTTAGGAGACTTCAATGAAATCTTGTCCTCTGATGAAAATAATGGTGGCAACCTTAGACCTATGAGAGCAATGATGAAATTCTGACAAACTCTCCTTCACTGTGGACTAGTTGATTTGGAGTTTAATGGCTATTGCTTTACATGGAGGAACGGTAGAGGGGGAGCAGCCTTTGTTGAGGAAAGATTAGACAGGGTAGTTGCAACATCGGAGTGGAGGGAGATGTTCCCAAGAACCAAAGTGAGACACATTCCAACATCCAATTCGGACCATGATCCTATTTTGATGGACATGAATCCACCTACCCAACCCAAGAAACGAAGACACAAAATCCAGCGGTTTGAAGAGAAATGGGTAACCCATACGGAGTGTGAGAAAATAATTCGGAATTCTTGGAATCAAACACAACTCCAAGGCAGCCCTATGT
This DNA window, taken from Quercus robur chromosome 2, dhQueRobu3.1, whole genome shotgun sequence, encodes the following:
- the LOC126706873 gene encoding protein BOBBER 1-like; its protein translation is MKRISSINNLLFLSSSSLSSKKDIILAEKEPEATAKKPEEEEEKEKQQKENKLVPNKDNGLDMENYSWGQSLQEVTVNVPVPQGTKSSLLLCDIKTNSLKVGLKGQLPIIDGELYKPVKVDDCIWSLEDKKMINILICKRDQSEWWKSLLKGDPEIDTQKAEPEPSKLSDLDSETRSAVEKMMFDQRQKQMGLPTSDEIQKQELMKQFMAQNPNMKFPPGAQFM